In one Bacillota bacterium genomic region, the following are encoded:
- a CDS encoding CoA-transferase — translation MTRYNRMELMICLAARYLEKGATVVVGTGAPCAAAMLAQAIHAPDLIIMFEAGGIGPLLPSMPISVGDSRTFHRGLAASSMPEIMEMCQRGMVDYCFLGGAQIDRYGNLNSTMIGSDYPRPKVRLPGSGGANDLASLCWRTMVITPQDRRRFVERLDFVTSPGFLTGRGAREAAGLPPGTGPYKVITDLAVLGFSGDTGEMVVESLHPGVNRQAVQDHTGFDPLWSEDLRSSEPPTLEELRVLRERVDPYRYIIGRT, via the coding sequence GTGACTAGGTACAACCGGATGGAACTGATGATATGCCTGGCCGCCCGGTACCTGGAGAAGGGAGCCACTGTCGTGGTGGGAACGGGGGCTCCCTGTGCCGCGGCCATGCTGGCGCAGGCTATCCACGCCCCTGACCTGATCATCATGTTCGAGGCGGGGGGGATAGGACCCCTGCTTCCTTCCATGCCAATATCCGTGGGGGATTCCCGGACTTTCCACAGGGGGCTTGCCGCCTCCAGCATGCCAGAGATCATGGAGATGTGCCAGAGGGGCATGGTTGACTATTGCTTTTTGGGGGGCGCTCAGATAGACCGGTACGGGAACCTCAATTCCACAATGATCGGTTCTGACTACCCCAGGCCCAAGGTGAGACTTCCTGGCAGCGGCGGTGCCAACGATCTTGCCTCCCTGTGCTGGAGGACAATGGTCATTACGCCCCAGGATCGCAGGAGGTTCGTGGAGAGACTGGACTTCGTCACCTCCCCCGGCTTCCTTACCGGCAGGGGAGCCAGGGAGGCCGCGGGGCTGCCCCCGGGCACAGGGCCGTACAAGGTCATCACAGACCTGGCAGTCCTGGGTTTCTCCGGAGATACCGGGGAGATGGTTGTGGAGAGCCTTCATCCAGGAGTGAACAGGCAGGCGGTGCAGGACCACACCGGCTTTGACCCCTTGTGGTCAGAAGATCTGAGATCAAGCGAGCCTCCAACCCTAGAGGAGCTGCGGGTGCTCAGGGAACGAGTGGACCCGTACCGCTATATCATAGGTAGAACCTAG
- a CDS encoding M23 family metallopeptidase, whose product MLRKITGRPLPIAVILVVAVLAVTGGFRATARCTYYRVLWDGQEVGWVEEEHVVQEAATGLCLQKARAEGMEMVLVNEFGTEPVDLYSPPGQIMSHADLQKAMIRTARFMAVAYAIMVDGRRSVVLPDEGSAQAVLDGIMEDFRQAIVQGDRVTLESLDIVEEVSIERVSFKPEQVVTEEEARRILLRGTDVIKTYEVKRGESLWTIASSNGLSVDELRAANPSMASDLLQVGQELSLVVPEPFITVTSTETMIYDQSIPFPTRAETDDSLWPWQRVVRVPGEPGKKQVTVRIARVNGVETGRETLSTETVLEPKTQVVVQGTKAVPSMGTGVLAWPLDAGQVTSWYGYRRGGMHSGIDIAAPAGTSIRAADKGTVIFSGSLGAYGLTIKIAHGDGMVTQYSHNSANLVNVGTVVEKGQAIARIGTTGRSTGPHVHFEIQLKGATVNPMSYYPK is encoded by the coding sequence TTGCTCAGGAAGATCACCGGCCGCCCCCTGCCTATTGCAGTTATACTGGTGGTTGCGGTCCTCGCTGTGACAGGAGGGTTCCGTGCTACTGCTAGGTGCACATACTACCGTGTGCTCTGGGACGGCCAGGAGGTCGGCTGGGTTGAGGAGGAGCACGTTGTCCAGGAGGCTGCCACGGGCCTGTGCTTGCAGAAGGCCAGGGCTGAGGGCATGGAAATGGTCCTGGTCAACGAGTTCGGCACCGAGCCGGTGGACCTGTACAGCCCCCCTGGCCAGATCATGAGCCATGCTGACCTCCAAAAGGCCATGATTCGCACCGCCAGGTTCATGGCTGTTGCCTATGCCATCATGGTGGATGGACGCCGCTCCGTGGTCTTGCCCGATGAAGGCAGCGCCCAGGCGGTCCTGGACGGCATCATGGAAGACTTCCGCCAGGCCATTGTACAGGGGGACCGGGTCACCCTGGAGTCCCTGGACATAGTTGAAGAGGTGAGCATCGAGCGGGTTTCCTTCAAGCCCGAGCAGGTGGTGACGGAGGAGGAGGCCCGGCGTATTCTTCTCAGGGGCACCGACGTCATCAAGACATACGAGGTCAAGCGTGGAGAATCCCTGTGGACAATAGCGTCCTCCAATGGCCTGTCAGTAGACGAGCTCCGGGCGGCCAACCCTAGCATGGCCTCGGACCTGTTGCAGGTGGGACAGGAACTCAGCCTGGTGGTGCCCGAGCCCTTCATCACTGTCACCAGCACCGAGACCATGATATATGATCAGAGCATCCCCTTCCCCACCCGGGCTGAGACGGATGACAGCCTGTGGCCCTGGCAGAGGGTGGTAAGGGTGCCCGGGGAGCCTGGGAAAAAGCAGGTCACCGTGCGCATAGCCCGGGTTAACGGTGTGGAGACCGGGCGGGAGACCCTGAGTACCGAGACTGTGCTGGAACCAAAGACCCAAGTGGTTGTGCAGGGAACGAAAGCCGTGCCCAGCATGGGCACAGGGGTCCTGGCGTGGCCCCTGGATGCTGGGCAGGTTACATCATGGTACGGCTACAGGCGGGGGGGCATGCACTCCGGAATCGACATCGCTGCTCCCGCCGGGACCTCGATAAGGGCCGCAGACAAGGGCACGGTGATCTTCTCGGGAAGCCTGGGTGCCTATGGCCTGACCATTAAGATCGCCCATGGCGACGGCATGGTCACGCAGTACAGCCACAATTCCGCCAACCTGGTGAATGTGGGCACAGTGGTGGAGAAGGGACAGGCCATAGCCAGAATAGGCACCACGGGGCGATCCACCGGCCCCCATGTTCACTTTGAGATCCAGCTGAAAGGCGCCACCGTCAACCCCATGAGCTACTATCCGAAGTAG
- a CDS encoding acetyl-CoA C-acetyltransferase, which translates to MAEAWIVSAVRTAVGSLGGSLAQVKTEELGAVVIKEAVARAGVKPREIDEVLMGCVLQAGLGQGPARQAAMKAGIPQEVPATTVNKMCGSGLKTVAMASGAVLLGDAAAVVAGGMESMSNAPYVLEKARYGYRMGHGSLVDSMIKDGLWCAFGDAHMGATAENLASLYSISREEQDRFALESQEKAQKAIHDGLFRDEIVPVEVSGKRGQVSLFDKDEHPRLGVTIEALAALRPAFKPGGTVTAGNASGINDGAAACVVVSDAFARRRGLEPMAVVRGYASSGVDPSLMGIGPVEAVRKALARAGLSQGTLDLVELNEAFAAQSIAVLRSLEMDTSLVNVNGGAIALGHPIGASGARILVTLLHEMKRRSLRYGLAALCIGGGMGIAMVLESP; encoded by the coding sequence GTGGCAGAGGCTTGGATAGTCTCGGCGGTGAGGACAGCGGTGGGGTCTCTCGGGGGTTCACTCGCCCAGGTCAAGACGGAAGAACTGGGTGCTGTAGTCATCAAAGAGGCGGTGGCCCGGGCTGGGGTGAAGCCCCGTGAGATAGATGAGGTTCTCATGGGGTGTGTGCTGCAGGCTGGCCTGGGACAGGGACCCGCCCGCCAGGCAGCTATGAAGGCGGGTATTCCCCAGGAGGTTCCGGCCACAACGGTGAACAAGATGTGTGGCTCCGGCCTGAAGACCGTGGCCATGGCCTCCGGGGCAGTTCTCCTGGGCGATGCCGCTGCCGTCGTGGCGGGGGGAATGGAGAGCATGAGCAACGCCCCCTATGTGCTGGAGAAGGCAAGGTACGGTTACCGGATGGGTCACGGGAGCCTGGTGGACAGCATGATCAAGGATGGTCTTTGGTGTGCCTTCGGCGACGCCCACATGGGAGCGACCGCAGAGAACCTGGCGTCCCTGTACTCCATATCCCGGGAGGAGCAGGATCGCTTCGCCCTGGAAAGCCAGGAGAAGGCCCAGAAGGCCATTCATGATGGCCTCTTCCGGGATGAGATAGTGCCCGTGGAGGTTTCCGGGAAACGAGGGCAAGTGAGCCTCTTTGACAAGGATGAACACCCCAGGCTTGGTGTGACCATCGAGGCCCTGGCGGCACTACGCCCGGCATTCAAGCCGGGGGGCACGGTGACGGCGGGCAATGCCTCCGGCATCAACGACGGCGCCGCCGCGTGCGTTGTGGTGTCTGATGCCTTCGCCCGGAGAAGGGGCCTGGAGCCCATGGCGGTGGTACGGGGATATGCCTCCTCCGGAGTTGACCCCTCGCTTATGGGCATCGGTCCCGTGGAAGCCGTCAGGAAGGCCCTGGCAAGGGCGGGCTTGAGCCAGGGAACCCTCGACCTGGTTGAACTCAACGAGGCGTTTGCGGCCCAGAGCATAGCGGTCCTGCGCAGCCTTGAGATGGACACATCCCTGGTGAACGTGAACGGAGGCGCGATAGCGCTGGGACACCCCATCGGGGCCTCAGGGGCTCGCATCCTGGTGACCCTGCTCCATGAGATGAAGAGGAGAAGCCTCAGGTATGGATTGGCCGCCCTGTGTATCGGGGGCGGCATGGGCATCGCCATGGTCCTAGAGTCCCCCTGA
- a CDS encoding CoA-transferase → MNQGLGEGPLLMEPDVDAAREFFRRKVKRLAPKTMTVKEAVSRFINDGDYLAVGGFGTNRIPTAVLHEIVRQRKKNLGLSGHTATHDCQVLAAGDCINRCDVAYVLGLEARGLSKASRRLFESGRVEVAEWSNGALAWRYKAAAMGVPFLPSRVLAGTDTGRRSAAREVTCPFTGMRLAALPALYPDVAAIHVHRADVYGNCQIDGIMVSDWDLARAAKTLLITAERIVPSEEIRQDPARTAIPGFLVDAVAEVPFGSYPGNMPYEYFSDEEHIAAWLEAEADGSTFQAFVDRHIHNVRDFYEYLEICGGMERMRRLRAKELLVDMEGGGEGCD, encoded by the coding sequence ATGAACCAAGGACTAGGCGAGGGGCCCCTGTTGATGGAACCGGACGTTGATGCAGCCAGGGAGTTCTTCCGGCGAAAGGTGAAACGCCTGGCGCCCAAGACAATGACGGTGAAGGAAGCCGTGTCAAGGTTCATCAACGATGGGGACTACCTAGCCGTCGGGGGTTTCGGGACGAACCGCATTCCCACGGCGGTGCTCCACGAAATTGTGCGCCAGCGCAAGAAGAACCTAGGACTTAGCGGCCACACGGCCACCCATGACTGCCAGGTGCTGGCTGCGGGGGACTGCATAAACCGTTGCGATGTAGCCTATGTGCTTGGCCTTGAGGCGCGTGGTCTCTCAAAGGCGTCTCGCAGGCTCTTTGAGAGTGGGCGGGTCGAGGTGGCGGAGTGGTCCAACGGCGCCCTGGCATGGCGGTACAAAGCAGCAGCCATGGGTGTCCCCTTCCTTCCCAGCCGTGTCCTGGCGGGAACGGATACGGGAAGGCGCTCCGCGGCTAGGGAGGTAACGTGCCCCTTTACAGGGATGAGACTGGCGGCGCTTCCCGCCCTGTACCCCGATGTGGCGGCAATCCACGTGCACCGCGCGGATGTCTACGGCAACTGCCAGATTGACGGGATCATGGTGTCCGACTGGGACCTCGCCCGGGCGGCCAAGACCCTCCTAATCACCGCCGAGCGGATTGTCCCCAGCGAAGAGATCCGGCAAGACCCTGCACGCACTGCCATTCCCGGTTTCCTGGTGGACGCCGTCGCGGAGGTTCCCTTTGGCTCCTACCCGGGGAACATGCCCTACGAGTATTTTTCCGATGAGGAACACATCGCAGCCTGGCTGGAGGCCGAGGCGGATGGCAGCACGTTCCAGGCCTTCGTTGACAGGCACATACACAACGTCAGGGACTTTTACGAGTACCTTGAGATCTGCGGGGGCATGGAGAGGATGCGCCGGCTGAGAGCCAAGGAACTCCTGGTAGACATGGAGGGGGGTGGGGAAGGGTGTGACTAG